In Planctomycetota bacterium, the DNA window CCGTGAGGCAGGCCGACCACCGCCACGAGCAGGGCCAGGATCCCGGCCGTGACCGCGGCCGGGAGGTGAAAGCAACACGCGGCCCCGATCAGCGCCCACGAGAGCAGGATCACCGAGGCCGCGTGCATGTCATGACCACCAGCGGTTGCGTGAAGTCACGGGTTCAGGCCGCCGCGTAGTCGCCGCCCGCGGCGGTCTTCGTACTCTTGGCCTTGGCGATCAGATAGATCAACACGCCGAATCCCGCCTTCGCGGTCATGTCGGCGATCGCGTAACCGATCTGCAGGCCGACCACGCCGTTGGCACCGACGATCCCACTGGCCGCGGTGGCGGTGCCGGCCTTTGCCGCCAGTGCGTCCGGGGTGCCACCGAGGGCGTAGGCGATCGGGTAGACGGCCCAGGTGACGAGGATCACCAGACGGGCGATCTCGAGAAGCCTCCGCGCCGCCGGCGGTTGGCTGTCGAGCGACTTGGTGAGCTCGGTCCAGAGCACGTACAAGATGTAGAAGAACGGGATCGAAGAGAGCCCGCCCCACATGACGCGCTCCATCCACCGTGACTGGTCGGCGATCACCTCGCCCGGGTAGCCGAGCGCGATCATCAGGGCCGCCGCGATCACCAGACGCGTGAGCAGGTTCGTCGCCTTCTCGGCGTGGAGGCGGAGAACAGCCACCAGTTCGACCATCAGGAGCGGCACGGTCAGGATCCAGTCGGCGTAGCGGTAGAAATCGTTGAACGCGGCGCCCGTGGCCTTGTAGTTGCCGTCCACCAGCGTGTAAGCCCCGTGCCAACTGTGCCGGATCATGAAGTAGTGGTAGCAGGCGATCGACACCACCAGCCCGGATACCAGCAGCGCCGGCCGGTACTCCGGATCGACGTGGGCACGCGACATGTAGAGGAACAGCGCCGCGGCCCCCATCGTCGCGACGGTCATCGAGAAGATGTTGTCGACGGCGTTGTACTGGAACAGCGTCAGATTCGGCATCGACGATGCCAACAAAGCCAACCCCTGGATCATGAGTTCACCCCTTTGGCTATGACGGAAACGCCGCGGCCGCCCGACACCGTCGCCGCGATAAGGAATAAGAGCCACCAGACGGTGAGTCGGCCAGTGGCAGAATCCTGAGCCACGGATCCGCCCCAACGGCGAACCCCTCTCGGGACGGGATTCTCTGTCGCCGCAACGCACCACCTCGCCCGGCCAGATTCCGGCCCTGCCGCCCATAGCCTCACGCCGGTGGCTCGGCCGCTCACCGCTCGGCTACGATCCCTGATCGCACGCCGACAATGGGTGGGGCCCGTCCCACCTGGGCAACGCCAGGCTGTGGTTTTCCCTGCGCCGAGAGACCTCTCATGCGTACGTTGTCCAGCCACTTCCAGCGGCTTTCGATCGCGCTGGCGGTCGCCGTCACGACGGGCGCCGCGTCGTTGTCGGCTCGCGCCGAGCCGCCCCGCGACATCGTCGTCTACGGGGCGACCAGCGGGGGGATCATCGCCGCGATCCAGGCGCGGCGGATGGGGAAGAGCGTCGTCGTCATCGAGCCGTCGGGCCATGTCGGCGGCCTCACCACCGGGGGCCTGGGGGCAACCGACATCGGCAACAAGGCTGCGATCGGCGGGCTGGCACGCGAGTTCTACCGGCGCATCGGCAGGCACTATTCCCGGCCCGAGGCCTGGCGGCAGGAGCGGATGGAGGATTACCAGAGCCGCCGCAAGGTGCCGGGGGAAGAGGAAATGTGGACGTTCGAACCCCACGTCGCCGCGAACGTGTACCGCGACTGGATCGCCGAGGCCGGCGTCGAGGTGATCGTCGGCGAGCGCCTCGACCGCGTGGGCGGCGGAGCGCGGCTCGACGGCCACCGGATCCGGGCGTTGCGGACGGTGTCGGGGCGGGAGTTTCCCGGGACGGTGTTCATCGACGCCACGTACGAGGGCGACCTGATGGCCGCGGCGGGGGTTTCGTATCACGTCGGCCGCGAGGCAAACGCGGTGTATGGCGAGACGTTGAACGGCATCCAGGTCGCGCGGGCCACGAAGCACCAGTTCACCCACGACGTTGATCCCTACGTCGTGCCCGGCGATCCGACCAGCGGCCTGGTGGCGCTCGTCGATCCGGAACCGGCCGGCACCGACGGCGCCGGCGACGCCCGCGTGCAGGCCTACTGCTTCCGGATGTGCACGACCGACGCCCCCGACAACCGGCGGCCCTGGCCGAAACCGGCCGGCTACGACGAGAAGACCTTCGAAATGCTGTTTCGGAACTTCGAGGCCGGCGACCGGAGGATCCCCTGGAACCCGGTATTCATGCCCAACCGCAAGACCGACACCAACAACAACTTCGCGATCAGCACCGACTACCTCGGGGCCAACCACGCCTATCCGACTGCCGACGACGCCACCCGCGCGCGGATCGTCGCCGACCACCGGGCCTACCAGCAGGGGCTGATGTGGTCGCTCGCCAACCATCCGCGCGTGCCGGCGGAGGTCCGCGAGCAGTTCCAGCGCCTCGGCCTGGCCAGGGACGAGTTCACCGACAACGACAACTGGCCGCACCAGATCTACGTCCGCGAGGCACGGCGGATGGTGTCGGAGATGGTGATGAACCAGAACCACTGCCAGCAACGATTGGTCGCCGACGATCCGGTCGGCCTCGGGGCCTACAACATGGATTCCCACAACGTCCGCCGCACCGTGACGGCCGACGGCACGGTGCGCAACGAAGGCGACATCCAGGTCGGCGTGTCCCCCTACCGGATCGCCTATCGGAGCATCCGCCCGCGCAAGGAGGAGTGCGAGAACCTCCTCGTGCCGGTCTGCCTCGCCGCCTCGCACATCGCCTACGGATCGATCCGGATGGAGCCGGTGTTCATGGTCCTGGGCCAGTCGGCCGCGACGGCGGCGGCGCTGGCGATCGACGCCGGCACGGCCGTCCAGGACGTGCCCTACCCAGCCCTCGCCGAACGCCTCCGTGCCGACGGCCAGGTGCTCGACTGGACCGGCCCGGCGCGGAAGCCGCAGCTCGAGGCAGCGCAGCTCGCCGGTGTCGTCGTCGACACTCCCGCCGCCGAGCTCGAGGGAGACTGGTCGACGAGCCACTCGATCGGCGGCTTCGTCGGCGACGACTACCTCCACGACGGCGGCGAGGGGAAAGGGCGCAAGCGTGCCCGGTTCACTCCCGACCTGCCGGCCGCGGGACGCTACGAGATCCGCTACTTCTACACTGCGGCCTCCAACCGCAGCCGCGCCGTGCCGGTACGGATCGAGTCACCCGCCGGAACGACGACCGTGACGCTCGACCAGCGCGAAAAGCCGCCGGAGACGGGGTTTGTCCTCGGCCGTTTCGTCCTCCCCGCCGGCAAGGCGACGAGCGTGGTCGTCGACACGGCGGGCACGACCGACCACGTGATCATCGACGCGGTGCAGTTCATCCCCGTCGCGGCGGAGTGAAGCAACCTCTCAGCGCTCGCCGTTGTCGGCAGGCAGCTCGCCGTCGGCGGATCGGCTGGTGATCAGCCGGGCGGGCGTGTCGCCGAGACGGCAGCCCCCGTCAATGACCCGGTATCCAGCGCTCAGTACTGCCAGATGTCGAGCACGATCACCGTCGGCGGATCGGCAATCACATCGAAGAGCACGGCGAGCGGGCGAACGACTCCCAGTCGTACCGTGTCGAATCGCGACTCACCGAAATCGAGCGGGTCGCGCGCCAGCCAAAAGTCGACTTCCCGAACGACGCGAATGAGATCGGGCATCGCATCCGCTGCCGCGAGGATTGCCTGGAGTTTTTCGTCTGCCTCGGGAACCCAGAAGACGAAATGCCTCATCTCGGCTCCACGCTCCGGAGAATCTCGTCGAGCGTGCGCCCCGTTCGGGCGCTGCGCCTGCGCTCGATCTCCTCGGCACTCAGCGACGATTGGAGACCGGGAGGGGGTAGGCCGCGTCCCCCTCGTTCCGGAAAGAAAACCCCGATCACCGTGCCGGCGTGGTCGCACAACTCGACGGGCTGGGTGGCTTTGCCGAGTTGGCGGCTGGTTTCCGAATCGAGTGTGTAGCGCACCACGAAAACACCTCGTCACGATTCCGGAATTTCACTGTATGGACGCCTATTCGTGGATGTCAACGTGATCATCGACGCGGTGCAGTTCATCCCCGTCGCGGCGGAGTGAAGCGACCTCTCAGCGCTCGCCGTTGTCGGCGGGCAGCTCGCCGTCGGCGCGGGCGCCGAGCTGGCGGAGGACGTCGGGGGAGACGGTTCGCGAGATGAAACGCGTCGCGCCGTCGGCGAGCGACACCTGGATCCCGCCGGGGTGGTAGCTGCCGAGTCCGCCGACGAATAGCGCGTCGGGTGCCGCCTCGTCCGCTCCTTCGAGCTTCGGCACGTCCTCGATCCGCGAGGTATTGCGGAGCGTGGAGCGCGTCCCCGACAGCCAGCCGAGGTCGTCGCCGCCGAGAAAATGCTCGGCGACCAGGAGCGTGTTCGACGAACCGTCTTCGATGTCGCCGAACCGGATCCGGCTGTCGAGAAACAGCACGCCGTCGTTGCCGGTGTCGATCGGCGTCTCCGCGGAGGCATGGCAGCCGGCATAGGTCGAGTGCCCGATGTCGGGCTCCTGCCGGTCGAACACCCGGAGCGGATCCGACGGGCAGAGAAGCACCTGGATCCGCAGCTTCCTCACCGGCGCGTTGGCCTCCGCATAGGCCCCCGCCGCCTCGTCGAAGTGCCGGGCCACCGCCTGCTGCTCGAGATACGGCAGGAGACGCACGATCCACCCGACGTGCCTCCCCTCGGCGACGCTGCGGATCGGCCCGGGATCGCCCGTGACCCCGGGGGGAAACGCCTCCTGGCTGAATTCGTGGTTGTGCAGCGCCAGCCCGAGCTGCGTGAGGTTGTTGGCGCAGCTGCAGCGCCGCGCCGCCTCGCGCGCCGCCTGGACAGCCGGAAGCAACAGCCCGACGAGCACGCCGATGATCGCGATCACGACGAGGAGCTCGACGAGCGTGAAGGCGCGCCGCAACGCGGGGGTCGGGAAGTGGTTCATG includes these proteins:
- a CDS encoding DUF1559 domain-containing protein; this encodes MNHFPTPALRRAFTLVELLVVIAIIGVLVGLLLPAVQAAREAARRCSCANNLTQLGLALHNHEFSQEAFPPGVTGDPGPIRSVAEGRHVGWIVRLLPYLEQQAVARHFDEAAGAYAEANAPVRKLRIQVLLCPSDPLRVFDRQEPDIGHSTYAGCHASAETPIDTGNDGVLFLDSRIRFGDIEDGSSNTLLVAEHFLGGDDLGWLSGTRSTLRNTSRIEDVPKLEGADEAAPDALFVGGLGSYHPGGIQVSLADGATRFISRTVSPDVLRQLGARADGELPADNGER
- a CDS encoding FAD-dependent oxidoreductase, with protein sequence MRTLSSHFQRLSIALAVAVTTGAASLSARAEPPRDIVVYGATSGGIIAAIQARRMGKSVVVIEPSGHVGGLTTGGLGATDIGNKAAIGGLAREFYRRIGRHYSRPEAWRQERMEDYQSRRKVPGEEEMWTFEPHVAANVYRDWIAEAGVEVIVGERLDRVGGGARLDGHRIRALRTVSGREFPGTVFIDATYEGDLMAAAGVSYHVGREANAVYGETLNGIQVARATKHQFTHDVDPYVVPGDPTSGLVALVDPEPAGTDGAGDARVQAYCFRMCTTDAPDNRRPWPKPAGYDEKTFEMLFRNFEAGDRRIPWNPVFMPNRKTDTNNNFAISTDYLGANHAYPTADDATRARIVADHRAYQQGLMWSLANHPRVPAEVREQFQRLGLARDEFTDNDNWPHQIYVREARRMVSEMVMNQNHCQQRLVADDPVGLGAYNMDSHNVRRTVTADGTVRNEGDIQVGVSPYRIAYRSIRPRKEECENLLVPVCLAASHIAYGSIRMEPVFMVLGQSAATAAALAIDAGTAVQDVPYPALAERLRADGQVLDWTGPARKPQLEAAQLAGVVVDTPAAELEGDWSTSHSIGGFVGDDYLHDGGEGKGRKRARFTPDLPAAGRYEIRYFYTAASNRSRAVPVRIESPAGTTTVTLDQREKPPETGFVLGRFVLPAGKATSVVVDTAGTTDHVIIDAVQFIPVAAE
- a CDS encoding xanthorhodopsin; the encoded protein is MPNLTLFQYNAVDNIFSMTVATMGAAALFLYMSRAHVDPEYRPALLVSGLVVSIACYHYFMIRHSWHGAYTLVDGNYKATGAAFNDFYRYADWILTVPLLMVELVAVLRLHAEKATNLLTRLVIAAALMIALGYPGEVIADQSRWMERVMWGGLSSIPFFYILYVLWTELTKSLDSQPPAARRLLEIARLVILVTWAVYPIAYALGGTPDALAAKAGTATAASGIVGANGVVGLQIGYAIADMTAKAGFGVLIYLIAKAKSTKTAAGGDYAAA